A region of Coccinella septempunctata chromosome 5, icCocSept1.1, whole genome shotgun sequence DNA encodes the following proteins:
- the LOC123313545 gene encoding retinol dehydrogenase 14 isoform X1 gives MLQILGVNIDLYDPIFQALIILGIIAFFVACTLIKFFAYLTCGFYRGPEEMNGKVVIITGANGGIGLETTKELARRGATVIMACRNMTTANKARDEIVRVTKNDKVSVKKLDLSSQSSIREFAADINKSCTRLDVLIHNAGTAEWNFSRTEDDVETTMATNHFGPFLLTHLLIDLLKKSEPSRIVVVASELYRLASLNLDNINPTSSMFPAYLYYVSKYANIVFTMELAKRLELTGVTANCLHPGLIDTGIWRNVAAPLSWGLRLIIWAFFKTPEQGCQTTVFCAVSEELEGVTGRYFMDCAERGVSSGCKSEDKAKKLWELSETLAGLKSTDPKI, from the exons GTTACAGATTTTAGGGGTGAACATAGACCTCTACGATCCCATATTCCAGGCTCTGATAATCTTAGGAATTATAGCATTTTTCGTTGCCTGCACCCTCATAAAATTCTTCGCTTACTTGACCTGCGGATTCTACAGAGGACCGGAAGAAATGAATGGTAAAGTGGTCATAATTACCGGTGCGAATGGTGGCATCGGTCTCGAAACCACGAAAGAACTTGCAAGGAGAGGAGCCACAGTCATAATGGCGTGCAGGAATATGACGACCGCGAACAAAGCCAGAG ATGAGATCGTGAGGGTAACTAAAAACGATAAAGTGTCGGTGAAAAAGTTAGATTTATCATCCCAGAGTTCCATAAGAGAATTCGCAGCAGACATCAACAAGTCCTGCACTCGTTTAGATGTCCTAATCCACAACGCTGGTACTGCCGAGTGGAATTTTAGCCGCACTGAAGACGACGTAGAAACCACAATGGCCACCAATCATTTCGGCCCATTTCTGCTGACACATCTACTAATCG ACCTCTTGAAAAAGTCTGAACCTAGCAGGATTGTTGTGGTAGCTTCAGAATTATACAGGTTGGCATCCCTGAATTTGGATAACATCAACCCCACTTCGAGTATGTTTCCAGCTTACCTCTATTACGTATCCAAATATGCAAATATTGTTTTCACCATGGAATTGGCGAAACGTTTGGAACTAACAGGAGTCACAGCCAACTGTCTACATCCTGGTCTAATAGACACTGGCATCTGGAGAAATGTCGCCGCACCACTTAGCTGGGGATTGAGATTGATTATTTGGG CATTCTTCAAAACACCCGAGCAGGGTTGTCAGACCACTGTGTTCTGTGCTGTATCAGAAGAACTGGAAGGTGTTACAGGTCGATATTTCATGGACTGTGCAGAAAGAGGAGTTAGCAGTGGTTGCAAAAGTGAGGATAAGGCTAAGAAGTTATGGGAACTGTCAGAAACGTTAGCTGGTCTCAAATCGACAGATCCCAAAATATGA
- the LOC123313545 gene encoding retinol dehydrogenase 14 isoform X2 has translation MNGKVVIITGANGGIGLETTKELARRGATVIMACRNMTTANKARDEIVRVTKNDKVSVKKLDLSSQSSIREFAADINKSCTRLDVLIHNAGTAEWNFSRTEDDVETTMATNHFGPFLLTHLLIDLLKKSEPSRIVVVASELYRLASLNLDNINPTSSMFPAYLYYVSKYANIVFTMELAKRLELTGVTANCLHPGLIDTGIWRNVAAPLSWGLRLIIWAFFKTPEQGCQTTVFCAVSEELEGVTGRYFMDCAERGVSSGCKSEDKAKKLWELSETLAGLKSTDPKI, from the exons ATGAATGGTAAAGTGGTCATAATTACCGGTGCGAATGGTGGCATCGGTCTCGAAACCACGAAAGAACTTGCAAGGAGAGGAGCCACAGTCATAATGGCGTGCAGGAATATGACGACCGCGAACAAAGCCAGAG ATGAGATCGTGAGGGTAACTAAAAACGATAAAGTGTCGGTGAAAAAGTTAGATTTATCATCCCAGAGTTCCATAAGAGAATTCGCAGCAGACATCAACAAGTCCTGCACTCGTTTAGATGTCCTAATCCACAACGCTGGTACTGCCGAGTGGAATTTTAGCCGCACTGAAGACGACGTAGAAACCACAATGGCCACCAATCATTTCGGCCCATTTCTGCTGACACATCTACTAATCG ACCTCTTGAAAAAGTCTGAACCTAGCAGGATTGTTGTGGTAGCTTCAGAATTATACAGGTTGGCATCCCTGAATTTGGATAACATCAACCCCACTTCGAGTATGTTTCCAGCTTACCTCTATTACGTATCCAAATATGCAAATATTGTTTTCACCATGGAATTGGCGAAACGTTTGGAACTAACAGGAGTCACAGCCAACTGTCTACATCCTGGTCTAATAGACACTGGCATCTGGAGAAATGTCGCCGCACCACTTAGCTGGGGATTGAGATTGATTATTTGGG CATTCTTCAAAACACCCGAGCAGGGTTGTCAGACCACTGTGTTCTGTGCTGTATCAGAAGAACTGGAAGGTGTTACAGGTCGATATTTCATGGACTGTGCAGAAAGAGGAGTTAGCAGTGGTTGCAAAAGTGAGGATAAGGCTAAGAAGTTATGGGAACTGTCAGAAACGTTAGCTGGTCTCAAATCGACAGATCCCAAAATATGA
- the LOC123313543 gene encoding protein sidekick isoform X3, translated as MEVSPQNVTVLDGKDANLNCRAVGAPTPNVTWIFDGNDVIEPSARVQILESGDLLIVSVKETDAGHYTCIRSNEAGTVKGSAYLSVLVRTQIIKPPVDTSVLLGHTATLQCKVSTDPAVPYRLLWFHDNRLINPMLTSRVNILEDGTLEIQAVRAADVGEYTCSVTSAGGNDTRSGSLKVVELPFPPNNVKAERLDYQMKRVVNVSWTPGFDGNSAIKQYVIQRREVPEFVPPIIGPIPDPLMNWVTEISNLSASQRWVLLENLKAAASYQFRVSAINSVGEGSPSDPSNMIKLPQEAPSGPPVGFVGSARSSSEIITQWQPPLEEHRNGQILGYIIRYRLYGYNKSPWTIRNITNEAQRNYLIPDLITWKDYIIEIAAYNNKGVGVFTKGVKIKTKEGVPEAPPKLQKVVAVNSTAVQIWWDPPDPQKINGINQGYKIQAWQYNAMREMYVEKKMMTVHPNLLDPYAQQTVIMNGLKKFTEYNITVLCFTDPGDGEMSQYVYVKTKEDVPGEVASLQFDEISDRYVNVIWSPPKEPNGILTSYQITYHVRDKPETVKMLNLSSDTLNIGINDLQAMTHYRFEVTASTRVGIGPPKIATIQSGVEPVLPQPPTKLALSNIEAFSVVLQFTPGFDGNSSITKWTVEAQTTRNVSWFVIYEVSDPDAKSITVTGLVPFTQYRLRLIANNVVGHSQPSESSKEFQTIQAPPAFPPKNVTVRAISATELRVRWIPLQQIEWFGNPRGYNITLVEVSSGKSRSASIDDHTANSHVVTNLEEYELYEISMQACNDVGCSKSSLKALERTRESVPSFGPMNVEANATSSTTIVVKWGDVPKEHQNGLIEGFKVYYAPDKSPPQYKQIPGNSTFTTTLTELKKFVQYRIQVLAYTRLGDGEPSKPATTRTFEDVPGVPSNVSFPDVSLSSARIIWDIPEEPNGKILGYKVTYHINNSNGNNRYSKEFEPFIRTFTATQLEQEQYYLFSVTARTRLGYGKTAKAIVLTTNNREPPQPPSTPQISRSQIQSKQITFSWTPGRDGFAPLRYYIVQKSENGGPWQTLPERIDPQLTSYTVSDLKPFTAYKFRIQATNDIGPSGFSHESSDVRTYPAAPSKGVTGVKVVPITTTSVKVFWLTVEKEYWSGDTKTGGYRVVFQPVSDYPTALQATPKEEVMGTESSEIVLQDLLQDRNYEIVVIPFNSQGEGPASPPVTVYVGEAVPTGEPRVLEGEAISSTEVKLRWKPPQQQMQNGELLGYKIFYLVTSSPQKFENGTKFEEETEVVPASTTSHSLVFLDKYTEYRVQVLAFNPAGDGPRSKSITVKTLQGIPGPPDNLTFSEITMNSLVVSWEPPRKPNGDIVGYAVTYVTTEQNDSFSKLVRQKVTSTYLHIQSLEEGITYTFTVRAETIDLGPPISSNITTGPQEGSPGAPKELALVKTQTNIELHWLNGPTGKGPILGYYIESKKKDDNMWQLVAKTTNGPLVDFAISYQSLIASTFYNFRVIPYNRFGISYPATTEELVLTPSKLYMEYGYLKYQPFYRTTWFMVILAALSVIIIIMIIAVLCVKSKSYKYKQEAQRTLEESMAMSIGDHQELAMDYYRARNGNANISTLSNMSKRSTLNRKPPQPPPAMLSKSPPRPSPASVPYDSDEGSLKGYDENPDDSSVTEKPSEMSSSDSQESESENDSVRSDPHSFVNHYANVNDTLRQSWKKQKPIRNYSSYTDSEPEGSAVVSLNGGQIIMNNMARSRAPLPGFSSFV; from the exons ATGGAAGTTTCTCCACAAAATGTAACCGTGCTGGATGGAAAAGACGCAAATTTAAATTGTAGAGCGGTTGGGGCACCAACTCCAAATGTCACTTGGATCTTCGATG GAAATGACGTTATAGAGCCTTCTGCAAGAGTTCAAATATTAGAGTCTGGTGATCTTCTGATCGTATCTGTTAAAGAGACGGACGCTGGGCATTACACTTGCATAAGAAGCAATGAGGCTGGTACTGTGAAAGGTTCTGCTTATCTGAGCGTTTTAG TGAGAACACAAATCATCAAACCCCCAGTCGACACGAGTGTATTACTAGGTCATACTGCCACATTACAATGTAAAGTTTCCACCGATCCAGCTGTACCCTACCGATTACTTTGGTTCCATGATAACAG ACTGATTAATCCTATGCTGACTTCCCGTGTTAACATCTTGGAAGATGGTACATTGGAGATCCAGGCTGTTAGAGCAGCTGACGTAGGGGAATATACCTGCAGCGTGACATCCGCTGGTGGTAATGACACTAGATCAGGTAGTTTGAAGGTTGTGGAACTGCCTTTCCCACCGAATAATGTCAAAGCCGAACGACTGGATTACCAAATGAAAAGAGTGGTTAATGTGAGCTGGACACCAGGTTTTGATGGTAACAGTGCTATAAAACAGTATGTTATTCAAAGAAGGGAAGTTCCTGAATTCG TACCCCCGATTATAGGTCCAATACCAGACCCGCTCATGAACTGGGTTACCGAGATAAGTAACCTTTCTGCCAGTCAGCGGTGGGTGCTGCTTGAAAATTTGAAAGCTGCTGCTTCGTATCAGTTTAGAGTGAGCGCCATCAACAGTGTAGGGGAAGGAAGCCCTAGCGATCCTAGTAACATGATCAAATTGCCGCAAGAAG CTCCATCCGGACCGCCAGTAGGTTTCGTTGGATCCGCCAGAAGTTCCTCCGAAATAATAACTCAATGGCAGCCGCCCTTAGAAGAACACCGCAATGGTCAAATTTTAGGTTATATAATACGTTATCGCCTATACGGTTATAACAAAAGTCCATGGACCATAAGAAACATTACCAACGAG GCTCAAAGGAACTATCTCATTCCGGATTTAATTACTTGGAAAGATTACATAATTGAAATCGCTGCTTATAACAATAAGGGAGTGGGCGTGTTCACCAAAGGtgtcaaaataaaaacaaaagaaggcgTGCCTGAGGCCCCGCCCAAGTTACAGAAAGTTGTTGCTGTCAATTCGACAGCTGTCCAGATCTGGTGGGATCCCCCAGATCCGCAAAAAATCAACGGTATCAACCAAGG GTACAAAATTCAAGCATGGCAGTACAATGCAATGAGAGAAATGTACGTAGAGAAGAAGATGATGACGGTACATCCAAATTTGTTGGATCCTTATGCTCAACAAACTGTGATAATGAATggtttgaaaaaatttacagaaTATAATATTACTGTGTTATGTTTCACCGACCCAGGTGATGGAGAAATGAGTCAATACGTTTATGTTAAAACGAAAGAAGATG TACCTGGTGAAGTAGCAAGCTTGCAGTTCGATGAAATTAGTGACAGATACGTTAATGTCATATGGTCTCCACCTAAAGAACCAAACGGCATTCTAACCTCATACCAAATCACTTATCATGTAAGAGATAAACCGGAAACTGTAAAAATGCTCAATTTATCATCTGATACTTTGAATATTGGAATCAATGATCTTCAAGCCATGACCCACTATCGTTTTGAG GTTACTGCTTCAACTAGAGTAGGAATCGGACCACCAAAAATTGCTACAATTCAGTCCGGAGTAGAGCCTGTATTACCCCAGCCTCCGACAAAATTGGCACTGTCTAATATTGAGGCTTTCTCGGTTGTCCTTCAATTCACCCCAGGATTCGATGGAAATTCTTCAATTACAAAGTGGACAGTTGAGGCTCAGACCACAAGAAATGTCTCTTGGTTTGTAATCTACGAGGTCTCAGATCCTGATGCCAAATCTATAACTGTAACTGGTCTTGTCCCGTTCACACAGTATAGGTTGAGATTAATTGCAAATAACGTCGTTGGGCATTCACAACCATCGGAATCCTCGAAAGAATTTCAAACTATCCAAGCACCACCAGCTTTTCCACCTAAAAATGTGACAGTCCGAGCAATCAGTGCTACGGAACTGAGAGTTAGATGGATT CCTCTACAACAAATCGAATGGTTTGGTAACCCAAGAGGTTATAACATAACCTTGGTAGAAGTGTCTTCAGGTAAATCTCGAAGTGCTTCCATTGACGATCACACAGCTAACTCGCATGTGGTTACAAATCTGGAGGAATATGAACTGTATGAGATTTCAATGCAAGCCTGCAATGATGTAGGATGCTCAAAATCGAGTTTAAAAGCGCTGGAAAGAACAAGAGAATCGG TGCCATCTTTTGGTCCGATGAATGTAGAAGCTAACGCTACATCTTCTACGACGATTGTGGTAAAATGGGGGGACGTGCCAAAAGAACATCAGAACGGTCTTATAGAAGGATTCAAAGTGTATTATGCCCCAGATAAATCCCCGCCTCAGTACAAACAAATTCCTGGAAACTCCACTTTCACTACTACCCTCACGGAACTCAAGAAGTTTGTACAATATCGAATACAAGTTCTGGCTTATACCAGACTCGGTGATGGAGAACCCAGTAAACCAGCCACAACTAGAACTTTTGAAGATG TTCCTGGAGTCCCATCTAATGTGTCTTTTCCTGATGTGTCCTTATCATCTGCTAGGATAATATGGGATATACCCGAAGAACCAAATGGAAAAATTTTAGGCTATAAAGTGACATATCACATAAATAATTCAAATGGGAACAATAGATATTCCAAGGAATTTGAACCGTTCATAAGGACGTTCAC GGCGACGCAATTGGAACAAGAACAGTACTACTTATTTTCGGTAACTGCTCGCACTAGACTTGGCTATGGTAAAACTGCCAAAGCTATTGTACTAACCACCAATAATAGAGAACCTCCGCAACCTCCTTCGACTCCTCAAATAAGCAGAAGCCAGATTCAGAGCAAACAAATCACATTCAGTTGGACCCCAGGAAGAGATGGTTTCGCACCTCTCAGATATTATATCGTACAAAAGTCAGAGAACGGAGGACCCTGGCAAACATTACCGGAGAGAATAGATCCCCAGCTAACCTCTTACACCGTTTCTGATCTGAAACCTTTCACAGCCTACAAGTTCAGAATACAAGCCACCAATGATATAGGTCCTAGTGGCTTCAGCCATGAATCCAGTGATGTTAGGACTTATCCAGCAg CCCCTAGTAAGGGAGTTACAGGAGTTAAAGTTGTACCAATAACAACAACAAGCGTGAAAGTATTTTGGTTGACCGTGGAAAAAGAATATTGGAGCGGAGATACCAAAACGGGGGGTTATAGGGTTGTATTCCAACCAGTTTCTGATTATCCAACAGCTCTTCAAGCTACCCCTAAGGAAGAAGTCATGGGTACAGAG TCCAGTGAAATAGTTTTGCAAGATCTACTCCAGGACAGAAACTATGAGATTGTTGTTATTCCATTCAATTCTCAAGGTGAAGGTCCAGCTAGCCCTCCAGTCACTGTATATGTTGGAGAGGCTGTACCTACGGGGGAACCAAGGGTTTTGGAAGGAGAAGCCATATCTTCTACCGAGGTCAAATTGAGATGGAAACCACCGCAGCAACAAATGCAGAATGGAGAATTGTTGGGGTACAAG ATTTTCTATCTAGTCACTTCTTCCCCACAAAAATTCGAGAACGGGACTAAATTCGAAGAGGAAACAGAAGTCGTTCCAGCTTCCACCACCTCACACAGCTTGGTTTTTCTCGACAAATATACAGAGTATAG AGTTCAAGTACTGGCATTCAATCCAGCTGGGGACGGTCCCCGTTCCAAATCTATCACAGTTAAAACTCTCCAAGGCATTCCAGGACCTCCGGACAACCtaacattttctgaaataacTATGAATAGTCTAGTTGTGTCTTGGGAACCTCCCAGAAAGCCAAACGGAGACATTGTAGGTTATGCAGTGACATACGTAACAACAGAACAAAATGATA gtttcagtaagTTGGTCAGACAAAAAGTCACTTCAACTTATCTCCACATCCAGTCTCTGGAGGAAGGTATCACTTATACTTTTACTGTAAGAGCCGAGACAATCGATCTAGGTCCACCAATCTCGAGTAATATAACTACTGGACCCCAAGAAGGTTCTCCTGGTGCACCGAAAGAACTGGCTTTGGTTAAAACGCAAACAAATATTGAACTGCATTGGTTGAATGGACCTACTGGAAAAGGTCCCATTCTTGGTTATTACATTGAGTCGAAGAAAAAAG ATGATAACATGTGGCAGCTTGTTGCCAAAACAACAAACGGCCCACTTGTGGATTTCGCCATATCTTATCAAAGCCTGATCGCCTCAACTTTCTACAATTTCCGAGTTATACCATATAATCGTTTTGGAATCAGTTATCCTGCTACTACAGAAGAATTAGTTCTGACCCCATCCAAACTATACATGGAATATGGTTATTTGAAGTACCAACCCTTCTATAGAACCACCTGGTTCATGGTTATTTTAGCTGCTTTATCAGTGATCATCATCATTATGATTATAGCAGTTTTATGTGTCAAAAGCAAGAGTTATAAATATAAAC AGGAGGCGCAGCGCACCCTAGAGGAATCCATGGCTATGTCGATTGGAGACCATCAAGAATTAGCCATGGACTACTATAGAGCGCGGAACGGCAACGCAAACATCAGCACGCTCAGCAATATGAGCAAACGGAGCACTCTAAACAGGAAACCCCCACAACCACCCCCAGCTATGCTGAGCAAATCGCCACCAAGGCCTTCTCCTGCTTCAGTGCCATACGATTCTGATGAAGGTAGCCTGAAAGGTTACGATGAGAATCCTGATGATAGCAGTGTCACCGAGAAACCATCAGAGATGAGTTCTTCTGATTCGCAG GAATCTGAGAGTGAAAACGACAGTGTCAGATCCGATCCTCATTCGTTTGTCAATCATTACGCTAACGTGAATGACACCCTGAGACAATCttggaaaaaacaaaaacctATAAGGAACTATTCGAGTTATACAGACTCCGAACCGGAGGGTAGTGCAGTGGTGAGTTTAAATGGGGGCcagataataatgaataatatggCTAGGTCTAGGGCCCCATTACCTGGATTTTCATCATTTGTGTAG